In Uranotaenia lowii strain MFRU-FL chromosome 2, ASM2978415v1, whole genome shotgun sequence, one genomic interval encodes:
- the LOC129743095 gene encoding uncharacterized protein LOC129743095: MRSRGGGVLVAISRKLSSSIVTIGNTSSIENFQDISILDLHVNALSEARLKHPSSGVIFLGDFNQPQLLWIPGQGNNLLIDPSSVISRASASLVDGTILNGMHQRNGVRDLHNRTLDLVFTDESILISTIIEANEVVVPIDVHHPPVEFDISFPNPVAFIEDFDASARDFRRADFEVLNRALSEIDWTNLQRCADVDMAVSTFCSIMSEVFDNSVPLVRPPLRPPWTNNRLKQLKHIRSKWLRLFSRSRCPFLKTKLNDATRRYRIYNRLCYRRYLDRTQSNLRRNPKAFWKFVNTKRKESGLPAVLHLKDRTAQSSAEKCNLFANHFSSVFPIQSLSTDEIDAAVTLLPRDVLDLDVFAITEEMVIDAINNLKFSTSAGKDGIPSCILKRCSAVLVKPLTHIFNLSFEQQKFPAIWKRSFMSPIFKKGDKQDVRNYRGVTSLAACSKVLERIVNDFSHHSVYPISMAATKLMPYILTLLPRLIQ; encoded by the exons ATGCGCAGTCGGGGTGGAGGAGTTCTCGTGGCTATTTCGAGAAAACTTAGCTCATCCATCGTTACAATTGGGAATACCAGTAGCATCGAAAACTT CCAGGATATCTCCATTCTAGATCTTCATGTGAATGCTCTATCCGAAGCTAGATTGAAACATCCTTCATCTGGTGTAATTTTCCTTGGTGATTTTAACCAACCTCAATTATTGTGGATCCCTGGTCAAGGCAACAACTTGTTGATCGATCCTTCATCGGTGATAAGTAGGGCAAGTGCCTCTTTAGTGGATGGAACTATTTTGAATGGAATGCATCAACGTAATGGTGTACGGGACCTTCACAATCGAACGCTGGATTTAGTCTTCACCGATGAGTCCATCTTGATCAGCACCATCATCGAGGCCAATGAAGTTGTTGTCCCCATAGACGTGCATCATCCTCCGGTTGAATTCGATATTTCGTTCCCGAATCCTGTAGCTTTTATTGAGGACTTCGACGCATCCGCTCGTGACTTCCGTCGTGCTGATTTTGAGGTATTGAACCGAGCGTTATCCGAGATTGACTGGACGAATCTTCAAAGATGTGCTGATGTAGATATGGCTGTGAGTACATTCTGCTCCATTATGAGTGAAGTCTTCGATAATTCTGTACCACTGGTAAGACCTCCTCTCAGACCTCCTTGGACAAATAATCGCCTAAAACAGCTAAAACATATTCGATCGAAATGGCTACGACTGTTTAGTAGATCCCGCTGcccgtttttaaaaacaaaattgaatgatgCTACCAGAAGATATCGGATCTACAATCGCCTTTGCTATCGTCGCTATTTAGATCGCACACAATCTAACCTTCGCCGTAATCCCAAAGCGTTCTGGAAGTTCGTTAACACCAAAAGGAAGGAGTCTGGTCTACCTGCGGTGCTTCATTTAAAAGACAGAACCGCCCAATCTTCCGCCGAGAAATGTAACCTCTTTGCCAACCACTTTTCCAGTGTTTTCCCGATACAATCGTTAAGTACAGACGAAATCGATGCAGCGGTAACATTATTACCCAGAGATGTGTTAGACCTTGACGTCTTCGCTATTACCGAAGAAATGGTTATTGATGCTATcaataatttgaagttttctaccTCAGCCGGTAAAGATGGCATACCTTCGTGCATTTTAAAAAGGTGTAGCGCCGTACTGGTAAAGCCACTCACTCACATATTCAACCTGTCCTtcgaacaacaaaaatttcctgCCATCTGGAAGAGATCATTCATGAGCCCTATCtttaaaaaaggtgacaaacagGATGTGCGTAATTACcgaggtgtcacatcgctagctgcctgctcaAAGGTTTTGGAGAGGATCGTCAACGAT TTTTCACATCATTCTGTTTATCCAATATCGATGGCGGCAACCAAATTGATGCCATATATACTGACATTACTGCCGCGTTTGATTCAGTGA